In Phocoena sinus isolate mPhoSin1 chromosome 10, mPhoSin1.pri, whole genome shotgun sequence, a single genomic region encodes these proteins:
- the LOC116760123 gene encoding casein kinase I isoform X1: MELRVGNKYRLGRKIGSGSFGDIYLGANIASGEEVAIKLECVKTKHPQLHIESKFYKMMQGGVGIPSIKWCGAEGDYNVMVMELLGPSLEDLFNFCSRKFSLKTVLLLADQMISRIEYIHSKNFIHRDVKPDNFLMGLGKKGNLVYIIDFGLAKKYRDARTHQHIPYRENKNLTGTARYASINTHLGIEQSRRDDLESLGYVLMYFNLGSLPWQGLKAATKRQKYERISEKKMSTPIEVLCKGYPSEFSTYLNFCRSLRFDDKPDYSYLRQLFRNLFHRQGFSYDYVFDWNMLKFGAARNPEDVDRERREHEREERMGQLRGSATRALPPGPPTGATASRLRSAAEPVASTPASRIQQAGNTSPRAISRVDRERKVSMRLHRGAPANVSSSDLTGRQEVSRISASQTSVPFDHLGK, encoded by the exons GTGCCAACATCGCCTCTGGTGAAGAAGTTGCCATCAAGCTTGAGTGTGTGAAAACGAAGCACCCCCAGCTGCACATCGAGAGCAAGTTCTACAAGATGATGCAGGGGGGAG TGGGAATCCCGTCCATCAAGTGGTGCGGAGCCGAGGGAGACTACAATGTGATGGTCATGGAGCTGCTGGGGCCCAGCCTCGAGGACCTCTTCAACTTCTGCTCCCGCAAGTTCAGCCTCAAGACGGTGCTGCTCCTGGCCGACCAGATG atcaGCCGCATTGAGTACATCCACTCCAAGAACTTCATACACCGGGACGTCAAGCCCGACAACTTCCTCATGGGGCTGGGGAAGAAGGGCAACCTGGTGTACATCATTGACTTCGGCCTGGCCAAGAAGTACCGGGACGCCCGCACCCACCAGCACATCCCCTACCGGGAAAATAAGAACCTGACTGGCACTGCCCGCTACGCCTCCATCAACACCCACCTGGGCATTG AGCAAAGCCGTCGAGATGACCTGGAGAGTCTGGGCTACGTGCTCATGTACTtcaacctgggctccctgccctgGCAGGGCCTCAAAGCGGCCACCAAGCGCCAGAAGTACGAGCGGATCAGCGAGAAGAAGATGTCGACGCCCATTGAGGTCCTCTGCAAAGGCTACCCCT CTGAGTTCTCAACATACCTCAACTTCTGCCGTTCGCTGCGGTTCGATGACAAGCCCGACTACTCCTACCTGCGCCAGCTCTTCCGCAACCTCTTCCACCGTCAGGGCTTCTCCTATGATTACGTCTTCGACTGGAACATGCTCAAATTC GGTGCAGCCCGGAACCCCGAGGACGTGGACCGGGAGCGGCGAGAGCACGAGCGCGAGGAGAGGATGGGGCAGCTCCGGGGGTCCGCCACCCGCGCCCTGCCCCCTGGCCCACCCACTGGGGCCACCGCCAGTCGGCTCCGCAGTGCGGCCGAGCCTGTGGCTTCCACCCCTGCCTCCCGCATCCAGCAAGCTG GCAATACTTCTCCCAGAGCGATCTCACGGGTCGACAGAGAGAGGAAGGTGAGCATGAGGCTACACAGGGGCGCCCCCGCCAACGTCTCGTCCTCCGACCTCACTGGGCGGCAAGAGGTCTCCCGGATTTCAGCCTCACAG ACAAGCGTGCCATTTGACCACCTCGGGAAGTGA
- the LOC116760123 gene encoding casein kinase I isoform X4 has product MELRVGNKYRLGRKIGSGSFGDIYLGANIASGEEVAIKLECVKTKHPQLHIESKFYKMMQGGVGIPSIKWCGAEGDYNVMVMELLGPSLEDLFNFCSRKFSLKTVLLLADQMISRIEYIHSKNFIHRDVKPDNFLMGLGKKGNLVYIIDFGLAKKYRDARTHQHIPYRENKNLTGTARYASINTHLGIEQSRRDDLESLGYVLMYFNLGSLPWQGLKAATKRQKYERISEKKMSTPIEVLCKGYPSEFSTYLNFCRSLRFDDKPDYSYLRQLFRNLFHRQGFSYDYVFDWNMLKFVPGTPGHPGPSR; this is encoded by the exons GTGCCAACATCGCCTCTGGTGAAGAAGTTGCCATCAAGCTTGAGTGTGTGAAAACGAAGCACCCCCAGCTGCACATCGAGAGCAAGTTCTACAAGATGATGCAGGGGGGAG TGGGAATCCCGTCCATCAAGTGGTGCGGAGCCGAGGGAGACTACAATGTGATGGTCATGGAGCTGCTGGGGCCCAGCCTCGAGGACCTCTTCAACTTCTGCTCCCGCAAGTTCAGCCTCAAGACGGTGCTGCTCCTGGCCGACCAGATG atcaGCCGCATTGAGTACATCCACTCCAAGAACTTCATACACCGGGACGTCAAGCCCGACAACTTCCTCATGGGGCTGGGGAAGAAGGGCAACCTGGTGTACATCATTGACTTCGGCCTGGCCAAGAAGTACCGGGACGCCCGCACCCACCAGCACATCCCCTACCGGGAAAATAAGAACCTGACTGGCACTGCCCGCTACGCCTCCATCAACACCCACCTGGGCATTG AGCAAAGCCGTCGAGATGACCTGGAGAGTCTGGGCTACGTGCTCATGTACTtcaacctgggctccctgccctgGCAGGGCCTCAAAGCGGCCACCAAGCGCCAGAAGTACGAGCGGATCAGCGAGAAGAAGATGTCGACGCCCATTGAGGTCCTCTGCAAAGGCTACCCCT CTGAGTTCTCAACATACCTCAACTTCTGCCGTTCGCTGCGGTTCGATGACAAGCCCGACTACTCCTACCTGCGCCAGCTCTTCCGCAACCTCTTCCACCGTCAGGGCTTCTCCTATGATTACGTCTTCGACTGGAACATGCTCAAATTC GTGCCTGGCACCCCTGGGCACCCAGGACCCTCCAGATAG
- the LOC116760123 gene encoding casein kinase I isoform X2 yields MELRVGNKYRLGRKIGSGSFGDIYLGANIASGEEVAIKLECVKTKHPQLHIESKFYKMMQGGVGIPSIKWCGAEGDYNVMVMELLGPSLEDLFNFCSRKFSLKTVLLLADQMISRIEYIHSKNFIHRDVKPDNFLMGLGKKGNLVYIIDFGLAKKYRDARTHQHIPYRENKNLTGTARYASINTHLGIEQSRRDDLESLGYVLMYFNLGSLPWQGLKAATKRQKYERISEKKMSTPIEVLCKGYPSEFSTYLNFCRSLRFDDKPDYSYLRQLFRNLFHRQGFSYDYVFDWNMLKFGASSSQAQPRDSDAIALPRPRPCACAGSMYPPTYWCLAPLGTQDPPDRPMEELPHTHSWPVVWTSGPQF; encoded by the exons GTGCCAACATCGCCTCTGGTGAAGAAGTTGCCATCAAGCTTGAGTGTGTGAAAACGAAGCACCCCCAGCTGCACATCGAGAGCAAGTTCTACAAGATGATGCAGGGGGGAG TGGGAATCCCGTCCATCAAGTGGTGCGGAGCCGAGGGAGACTACAATGTGATGGTCATGGAGCTGCTGGGGCCCAGCCTCGAGGACCTCTTCAACTTCTGCTCCCGCAAGTTCAGCCTCAAGACGGTGCTGCTCCTGGCCGACCAGATG atcaGCCGCATTGAGTACATCCACTCCAAGAACTTCATACACCGGGACGTCAAGCCCGACAACTTCCTCATGGGGCTGGGGAAGAAGGGCAACCTGGTGTACATCATTGACTTCGGCCTGGCCAAGAAGTACCGGGACGCCCGCACCCACCAGCACATCCCCTACCGGGAAAATAAGAACCTGACTGGCACTGCCCGCTACGCCTCCATCAACACCCACCTGGGCATTG AGCAAAGCCGTCGAGATGACCTGGAGAGTCTGGGCTACGTGCTCATGTACTtcaacctgggctccctgccctgGCAGGGCCTCAAAGCGGCCACCAAGCGCCAGAAGTACGAGCGGATCAGCGAGAAGAAGATGTCGACGCCCATTGAGGTCCTCTGCAAAGGCTACCCCT CTGAGTTCTCAACATACCTCAACTTCTGCCGTTCGCTGCGGTTCGATGACAAGCCCGACTACTCCTACCTGCGCCAGCTCTTCCGCAACCTCTTCCACCGTCAGGGCTTCTCCTATGATTACGTCTTCGACTGGAACATGCTCAAATTC GGGGCTTCCTCGAGCCAGGCTCAGCCCCGTGACAGCGACGCTATTGCActgcccaggccccgcccctgtGCCTGTGCCGGGTCCATGTACCCACCCACGTACTG GTGCCTGGCACCCCTGGGCACCCAGGACCCTCCAGATAGGCCCATGGAGGAGCTGCCCCACACACACTCCTGGCCTGTGGTCTGGACCTCAGGGCCCCAGTTCTGA
- the LOC116760123 gene encoding casein kinase I isoform X3 translates to MMQGGVGIPSIKWCGAEGDYNVMVMELLGPSLEDLFNFCSRKFSLKTVLLLADQMISRIEYIHSKNFIHRDVKPDNFLMGLGKKGNLVYIIDFGLAKKYRDARTHQHIPYRENKNLTGTARYASINTHLGIEQSRRDDLESLGYVLMYFNLGSLPWQGLKAATKRQKYERISEKKMSTPIEVLCKGYPSEFSTYLNFCRSLRFDDKPDYSYLRQLFRNLFHRQGFSYDYVFDWNMLKFGAARNPEDVDRERREHEREERMGQLRGSATRALPPGPPTGATASRLRSAAEPVASTPASRIQQAGNTSPRAISRVDRERKVSMRLHRGAPANVSSSDLTGRQEVSRISASQTSVPFDHLGK, encoded by the exons ATGATGCAGGGGGGAG TGGGAATCCCGTCCATCAAGTGGTGCGGAGCCGAGGGAGACTACAATGTGATGGTCATGGAGCTGCTGGGGCCCAGCCTCGAGGACCTCTTCAACTTCTGCTCCCGCAAGTTCAGCCTCAAGACGGTGCTGCTCCTGGCCGACCAGATG atcaGCCGCATTGAGTACATCCACTCCAAGAACTTCATACACCGGGACGTCAAGCCCGACAACTTCCTCATGGGGCTGGGGAAGAAGGGCAACCTGGTGTACATCATTGACTTCGGCCTGGCCAAGAAGTACCGGGACGCCCGCACCCACCAGCACATCCCCTACCGGGAAAATAAGAACCTGACTGGCACTGCCCGCTACGCCTCCATCAACACCCACCTGGGCATTG AGCAAAGCCGTCGAGATGACCTGGAGAGTCTGGGCTACGTGCTCATGTACTtcaacctgggctccctgccctgGCAGGGCCTCAAAGCGGCCACCAAGCGCCAGAAGTACGAGCGGATCAGCGAGAAGAAGATGTCGACGCCCATTGAGGTCCTCTGCAAAGGCTACCCCT CTGAGTTCTCAACATACCTCAACTTCTGCCGTTCGCTGCGGTTCGATGACAAGCCCGACTACTCCTACCTGCGCCAGCTCTTCCGCAACCTCTTCCACCGTCAGGGCTTCTCCTATGATTACGTCTTCGACTGGAACATGCTCAAATTC GGTGCAGCCCGGAACCCCGAGGACGTGGACCGGGAGCGGCGAGAGCACGAGCGCGAGGAGAGGATGGGGCAGCTCCGGGGGTCCGCCACCCGCGCCCTGCCCCCTGGCCCACCCACTGGGGCCACCGCCAGTCGGCTCCGCAGTGCGGCCGAGCCTGTGGCTTCCACCCCTGCCTCCCGCATCCAGCAAGCTG GCAATACTTCTCCCAGAGCGATCTCACGGGTCGACAGAGAGAGGAAGGTGAGCATGAGGCTACACAGGGGCGCCCCCGCCAACGTCTCGTCCTCCGACCTCACTGGGCGGCAAGAGGTCTCCCGGATTTCAGCCTCACAG ACAAGCGTGCCATTTGACCACCTCGGGAAGTGA